The Arachis hypogaea cultivar Tifrunner chromosome 14, arahy.Tifrunner.gnm2.J5K5, whole genome shotgun sequence DNA window AGTAACTCTATTGCTTCCAATGATTCTGAGTTGTTATATGCAACCATGCTATGCAGGCCATAAGAGAAGGTGCTGATGCTGTTGTTGCCGTTGGTGGTGATGGAACTCTTCATGAGGTGCAAatagctttaattttttttttagaattccaCCTTATTTAACATTATTAGTTGTTAGTTGATATTAATTGTTGAAGAATTTCAACATTATAACTTAATTGCTCTCCTGATCCAGCTCAGTTTATTACTAGCAGGTTGTCAATGGATTTTTTTGGGCTGGAAAACCTGTTACTAGTCAAATGAAAGACTCAACACATTCAACTGCTCTTGGTGTGAGTCATATAATTGGAATTAGAATGCAATATTATTAGTTTCTACTCAATTCAAGTTTATCTAAATACCTCTAGCAAAAAGTCCTGAATTGAATCCTCAGTATGTTTGGGCTTTATGCAGCTTATACCCTTGGGAACTGGTTCTGACTTTGCAAGAACACTTCATTGGTTAGTTTCTGTTTGTGTGTTCATTCTTCTTGCGCTTCTTATTTATATGCAGTGAATGGAAACATCTGTTGGATCTTTTCCAGGAAAGATGATCCTCGAGAGGCCATTGAACGTGTTGCTAGAggtttcttcttgttcttgttcttcgtTTTTGCAATTGCAATATTGTTTGCTGTGTTACTTATTAATGTAGGCATTCTTACAGGGTTAAGATCAAGGGTAGACATTGGTGTAATCAGTGGAGAAAGTTGCGAAAACCATTACTTCATAAATGTTGCTGACATCCATTTGTAAggcaaacttagaaattttttattagtGTAATTCATAGACCGTATCCAATTGCATATCGCGAAATTTTGCAGGAGTGCAAAGGCTGGTTTTTATGCTTCTAGATACAAGAGCTTTGGTAAACTGTGCTATGTACTTGGTGCATTGCATGCTTTCATGGGGCATCAAAACCAGGATTTGAGAATCAAGGTCAGTGTTAGTtagttccttttttttcttttttttcctgtaAAGCTTCACATCTCCAAATTTTTCTAGTTCCTGCATATTTTTCATATAAGGTCATATAATACTTAAAGAAATGCAGTTCAATGAAGGTGAGTGGGAAACATGGCCTCAACTAACAACCGTTTGCGTTGGAAATGCAAAGTATTTTGGTGGTGGCATGAAGATTACACCAAATGCTACTCCTTACAGTGGAAATTTAGAGGTGAAATATGTTTCTGTAAAATCTCTTGGATGAATATTATCATATATTTTGAATAAAGTAAAAGTTGTGTtatattcttcaggttgtgaTTGTTCAAAACTTTAAGTGGCATGATTTCATACTGAAATTACAAAAGCTGTATAATGGAACACATCTCTCACTTGAAAATATATCAGCAAGAAGGTATGATCTTGGCTCGAAACACTATTGTTAAGCTTTAATTCGAAAATGTGACTCTGCATTTGTCTTCTAATCCATGTAGCTGAGCTACCTAGCAGAACAAGACTTAGTTCATGCTGTTAATTAGGCTTGCTTAGGTTTTTGTTGGTGCTAATTCAGATTGTTCTTTGTATCATAGCGCACTTTCAATCGAGTTGGAGGACATCTCAGGCAACGGCGGCATTCATATTCAATCGGACGGGGAACATTTGGGGTTCCTTCCGAAAAAGATTAGTGTTCTGCCTGGTGCTATTGAGATGATATGCTGATTCATCTGGAGAATAACTGTGTCAATGAAATAGTGAAGATGATGATTCTATTTGCCAGATGAATGTGTCTTCAGATTCTGATTCTGAATTGTTACTTAGATCAAGAAATGAGTAATTTACTTAACATCGCTGCTATAACCTATAACATGCAATTCCTGCACCTAAATTCTACAATGTTTATGAAATTATAACACTGAACCTGTGATTGTTACTTTAGGACTCTTCTGTTACTTTCGGCATAGTAACAGATAATTGTGTTCCAACATATGAAAAGTGTTCCCTACCGCATGAAACCATACCCATGTAGAGAGAGAATGCTAAGGAGTTTGACTCTGTAACTGACTTCTTAATTAGATATTGATAATTGAAGGAATTAGCATCTATATATCATAATTGCAATTCATAAGCTCTAGTGCTTAATTATACCAGATAATGTTAAGACaccaatatatatatactagTTAGTGTTAATCTCCATATTTATCAAAATTCTCACTTCGCTTGATCCACTTCTAGGTTTGAGAAGAATGTATTAAAAGACCGAAATTATTTGAGGATATGAACATAATAATAACTCTATAAATGCTATTCTATTAATGTCAATGCCACACATCACTAACAGGTAGAGGTGGCAATGGTTAGAACTTAGAAGTCCCGCCTTACAATAAATTCATTCCGCTTTTATCCGCGAGTAGTAAAAAATTGAATCCTAATTCGATCCCGTGAGTATTCATCTTATTTCTATCcgtccctataattattaaaattcaacaaataaaattaaattttaaaatttatataactattatCATATACataatatcaattaaagtaaaaacttaaaaaatgatacaatattattaattttttactaattatttacatatatatatatatatgcagattCGAGTTGTGGATTCGGGTAGTGTTGTCATTCCTACTAACAGGTGCAttgattattaaatttattattaaaaccatttaaattaattaatttagtacaTAGAATGACAATGCATATAGCAATAGTCATATAGGATCTTACAGATGAGGCTAACACATTTTTTATGAgttcaaaagaaaattttgatttttttttataactcAGGAAAGCAAATTGCCAAGGGTTTAAGAACTCaactttttcttatttaattctcTGTATTTACTTGGTGGTTGTGAAGCTTAGAGTGTAATTTCCCCTATTTCATGTTATATATAGTCAGTGTTTGGATATCTATCCTTTAGTCTTCAGTGAAGTTCAACAACTAGTCTTGTTTTGGGGTCTAAATAGCCACTTTTTCCCCACCTCTTTTCTTGCTAGCTTTCTCTTGTCACAACCAATCAAATTTGTTTTCAATCCACAAATCTATTGTTTGGATTCCTTACTTCTTTAGTTCTGTTTTGTAAGTTTTTATGATACACGAATATTGACATGGACATAGGATATGATTTGACACGAGATATGCGgacacacaaattttaaatttttaaaatacgggaacacgatatatatatatatatatatatatatatatatatatatattttaaacaaattgtaatgatattttgatattttattgatattaaaatataaattaatttttaattattttaatgtctttattaattatataaaatatttaaaatattttttattttaataattaataatatattatttataaactcatttcaagagtatatgttaagaataagacagAAAATATTAACATATAATGGTATTTAGGTGTATCCAAACGTATTTggtaaagaattttttttattttttatatattaagacaCGATTTGATAGAAAAGACATGCGTATCAAATGAGTGTCGATGAGTGTCGTATCCAAAATGTGTCCACGGGCACGACAACTTAGATAGTGTTTGGCTGGTGTCTATGTCTCAATGAGACATGGACACGGTGACACATGTTTGCTGTTTGCTTTGATGAGACACACATTTTGAAAGGACATAGGAGAGGACACAGATGGACACAGAGACACTAAATTTGTGTACCTCTAATTTGGTGATACACTGAGACACAACTTATAAGACACTaaatttttactcttttacccttattcaatttttaaaatttcaaaatttgtcCTCTTATctcttcaaatcttttttaaatgaagaataatttagttttttttaaatatttatgtttttttcattatttttgccaaacacaatacatatacacaaatattttatgtctatATCTTTAATGACAATGTCTTTCTTTATATTTATGTCTTATCCTATACATCAACCAAATTAAATGGAGCCTTAGTGAAGTATCCGTACTTCTTCGTAGTTAACATTTATCTATCACATTCTGCTAATTAATTATCCATAACATGTTAAGAGCATATATAGGGTATCCAAATCAGCGGTTTAATGTAAGCCATATGTTAAGAAAATGCCTTTATCTGaaacaaataaatattaaaagaaaaaaacacaagGTTTCTTTTGAGGCCTTAAGAATTTTAGGTGTTTAACTATCCACACTTTCTGTTTCTACAAGCTATCCCTTTTGTTATTTCTGCAAGTTTTCTCAAAATCTGGTTTCTCTTGTGTTTATCTtcattttcaataataataataataataataataataataataataataataataataaataactaaaaaaaaggaTCATTTTTATTACATTATGCAACATGCATGATACACAATATATGTCAATGTTTAATTTGCAAAAAGAATACATTAACTTAATTATCTTGACTTGATAGAGTATATATTTTGTAAACATAGATAGCGGCTTTCCTCTAtctatcaatataaatttaacaAGGAAAAAGTTTGGTAACCAAAATTTTTCAGCTATAATCAGCTAAAATTTTCCAtattttacttcatttatatcatttaataacagttttattttttacttcaCTCTCTTATCATTCTACTTATCACCGTTCATTCTACTTATCACTGTTCTTATTAAATCTGctaattaatgatattaattagaaaatcataTCCCTTTTTATTAGGCACTAttgtaatcaatacttaatattcttttttaaaatttgatttttatatataaaaatacaataaaaattaataataattatatttaagaacGGTAATTATAATATCAATTACATTAAATAATTGCAATTGATTCTTTGTCCGTTATAGTATTTATCATCAAttatttaaactatattttattatgTAGTTCAAATTCTTTTACATATATACTAATAAATCATGATTCAAaatgttttaatattttattttcgaagacattatacatttaaatcaacgtataattttttaaatcaccgtctttgataatttaaaaatttatttcatgtttttcaaagcgaaaatgatttattttaattcacatatatttctaaattttactataattaaatttgaaaaaaaatgtcaAATACCTAAATCAATTTATTCAATTGACAAATTTATTCATAACATCCACAAGTTCATAcgcataacatccataattaagtaagatacacataacatccaaaattttatattaataacatccataatttcatactcataacattcataatttcatacatataatatttataattaacaaatttttacaattaatattaccaaattttaatatttttatttactattcatatgtatacttatttattgattttaatacgacgagttaataattattttttaaattttattttttaattttaatttttttattttataatagtctatatgtaaaatatgagtTGTATACCAGAAGTtgttaaattctctaatttaacatCCATATTTTTATacctataatatttataattttatatatataatatccataatcaataaattggtgctaatttattattatttattattttattttgtagatTATGAACCgacaattttagatatttttaattttcaataaataaaaattgatcaaatttaaaatattttattttttataaaatgtgttgaggtgatttgagtttttttttaattaaaaatataagaatttgaaatttttatttggaAGAAAAAATTATACAACTATAAATACATgtaataataatgaaagagaaaTTTTCGCAATCTGATTCACATTAAATTTGGAATTAACTTTTAGTATAATTAAATAAGGAAAGATAATTAATGatagaaagaaattaattatGTCAATTAAATTAGGAGAGTGATTCACACTCTCTTATAAACGCAAATACTATTAGTCATATACctttatttattatctataataTTTTGGTTACGTAGCATTGCCCATTTAACCATTAGTGAAAAATTAGAGTATCTATGATATATAAACCAAAGAATTATGTGTAAATCATCACCTAACTTCATAATATGTTATTAGAATGATTTGTGCAAACAAAAATTTGACAATAACCCCATTTACAACactgtttaattaaaaaataaaataaaaagagtaatatTTTGAATTGGACCATCACGAACAATTTTGCTTTGAATAAATTAGTCTCTAATAAAGAAGTAACAAATTAATCTCtaatatttaagaaaattaaatgtATTAGTCCTTATTtgtaaaatgacaaaataaattagtgctttatttttaaaagaaattcaaaCAAAGTAATATTCTCCAAACCATAATATTTTTCagaaaaattaaggataaatttgtcatgtttttaaaaatattaggactaattaatattttgaaatattatagaccaatttatcaattttttattagagGCTAATTTCCTCGAAATAGTTTAATATATTTGCAATGATGCATTAATAAGTAGAGGCCTTTCCAATTGGTTTTCTATTACAATTGGTTGAAATTATAAAATGCGTGAAAAACAAAAGTTACTCTCTCAttgtcaaaaaagaaaaaatatatgaatataattaataattaatatatttaatttgatagTAAACTAATGGTGACTTGGCACAACTTCTATTGGTTGGTGAACAGTACATTTTTATTTGAACATGTGTGGTATATAGATAAGTGGGTGAAGAGAATGTATATCCTAATGGATTATGCATGTTTGTTCTCATCACATAATAAAAACCGTACATGAGATGAAATAATTATTAGAGCATGATAACTTGCACCCAAATATTATCTCAACTAAATTCTAACTACTTTTACAGTTCAACTGCCGTTCAAGTTCATATTATTGTGACACAAATTAAAGGAGACGTGCCCCATAATAATACTTCAATTCTCTCGTTATCTTCAATGCGTGtatgtatttaactatttatatgTATTGTAATAATAAATGTACGTGTAGCATATACTTATCaaaattctcatcatcatcatcacatacCATAATACAATCATTTTGTTGTGATACTAATTTGTAAAAGAATTATTCTTACATTATATATAAACTCCTAAGTGTTTAAAgagcataattaattaattattctagcTAGTATATATACACCCATGTTATATGTAGTGAGTTTAGaagacaataatatatataatccccttaattaattagatttaataataataataataatatattttccttgtAATTAAGTGTTACGGCTGCCAAATGTTTTTTATTACCATCTACTACCATATCTTCTTCATTAGCCTCTATAAAATTCAACCCTAATATACATTCTCAATCTCTCTTTCAATCTTCATTACTATTCCATTATTCTCAATCACAAACACAACAATAATGGAAAACCAAGACCCACCaaatcctccaccaccaccattatTACTATTGCCAACACCCCAAGATAACCACCACAACAACAATATTCCATTTTTACCCTTCACACTGCCTACTTCCATGCTTCATCAAAACCCTTTGCAAATGGAACCTCAATCCTATCCTaatgataataacaataataataataatagcctTGGTTGTGACATCAATGATGACTATTATTGGAGCAACATTAGTTATGTTTTCTCCGGCGGCGGCACTGGCCAGAACAACGTTAGTGATACCAAGGAAACAATAACGACCGCAATGGAATGCGGTTCTTCTTCTCTTCGTCCTTCTTTCAATATGGCCGAAAATGTTGTCCGAACTCGTGCAATAGAGAAaaatgaggagaaagagaagaagaatataGTTGGAAGAATGAAGAAGGCAACAAGAGTGGCAAGGTTTGCATTCCAAACAAGAAGTGTTGATGATATATTGGATGATGGTTACCGCTGGAGGAAGTATGGCCAGAAAGCAGTGAAGAATAGCACATATCCTAGGtatgtataatattatatttaatcttGTTAGGTTTTATAAGAAATTGATAGTTAATagtcaaatatatcaaattatttgataatttttaatcattaattttatgttttattttatgtaaatataatgaatttttttctataataaaataaaaaattattattttctcaaatataatttttggaGTACACAAAAATATAGGAAAGTTAATAATGGTAACTATGATCATCGTCTCCAGAGTATATAAGCGTACACAAAAGTACACAAGAATAAGTCGTATTTTATTTTTgggaaataattattttttttaatttataattaaaaaaattcttgttaaatataGCTTGTTCCggtgtacttatgtatttttagaGACTATAACAATGGTTGTCATTTTTAaatatgacttttttttttaatttataattaaaaaagtcCTTGAAAAAATCATGCTTATTATCTATGTATTTTTGTGTACTCCTGTATATTGTTTGTAGATTTATATGCTATTTTCTAGACGATGATATGATTAAGACTGCGTGTGTTTCTTGAGTGAAGTTCGTCGGGATAAGACgaatttgtcaatttttatagagttcgtcGGGTCTGGCGAACTTgtccaaatacaaaaaaaaattatatttaaaaaattaaaatctaaaaatcatatttgaagaaataataatttttttttattttattataaaaaaatccaaatataATTATATGTGAGTGTCTACTATTTTACTGTATATAAAAAACATTTGACCATAAAGTATTTATTTGAATTATGAGGTAAAGTTAGGATTGAGATTCTTTTAAGGATTTGACAgaacaatttaaaaagaaagttttaaagaATATAGTGTTAATTATCAAAGatgtttttgaatgaaaaaattgaCTGATGAACTCAAATATAAGTTATATTATCGAGTGAAgtgtcttttttttaaataaaaaacaattaaaaaattaaataacaaacaaatctaaaaatacaataaattcacaaattaaactacatttatatttaaaatttaatgaatGATATATTCtacaacaattatatttaaaactAGGACGTAATATTAATTTTGTCATGAAATCATCATTTTTTGTAAAAGTTTAACTTGATAAAAAGAagacacataaataattattttcaacaCATTCACACaggagtttttttttaatttttgtgtgaaatttgtatataatttttttttcttttcaaatctaatTTGGGATTAACTAGCAATCCGATATCTCTGAAAGATTCAATCACTAACAAAAAGGTCTTTGAAAGATGTTATCGACAAAACAGTTCcttaataatttgaaaatgcgacaaaaataatcaataaatattatattttttcaagtgacaaaaaaatttatatttaataaataatttattcattttattcaaatttttgtgacaatatttgaataaatatttagaaggtgtacaaaaaaaattgaagcaaaatttaatctcatttttttatttttcaaaaaaaaatgtagTCATTCACtctaaaactttttttaaaaaaattcatttgatataaaattatcaaattttattaagaataaaaaaaatatttttaaataataattacaaaaatttatattaaaaaaattaatctctaaaatctagttttagaatatatatttaatatttagtttttttttttcattttttaattttttaagagtttatttatcgttaattattaatatcttttgagaatttttttaataGCAATGTAAATTTTTGAATGCTATCTTAATAGTTTACTCTTTAATTTGTGGGTAGCTTATTGGTTCTATGATCTTGAAATTGAATGAAGGGTTTATTTAGTTTGTGTTTGAATGAATTGATTGTGATGGATACAAAATGAAGAAGCTACTACCGTTGCACGCATCACACATGCAATGTGAAGAAACAAGTGCAGAGGCTATCGAAAGACACAAGCATTGTGGTGACAACTTACGAGGGAATTCATAACCACCCTTGCGAGAAGTTTATGGAAACTTTGGCCCCTCTTCTCAAACAGATTCAGTTTCTTGCTACCATCTAATTAATTCTACTATATGTAACATATATATTTGCTACGCTTGTGAGTTGTGATGATTTCTGAACTTAATAATATTTTGTGTGTATATATGAATCAAGATCAGTGATCCTGATCATGTGCTTGCTTCTGTAATAAAATTAacgtaaattatatatatactttaaatCTAGCTTAAGCttatgttaaaattaaattatttatttatgttaaagatataataatttatatgtcaTTTTTTATCAACTTAAGTTTTGAAAAAAGTGGTAAAATGAGAATTTGTTACATTATTTTCCCCCTGCACATTTTTCATCATgtaatattctcttctttttcatatgattttttattttccttttgtgcaCATGCTGTGTTTTggagtatataaaaaaaaagtgattaaTCTTAGCTTCTCGTGCTAATTAGTAGTTCATATATACATTATTCCCACTATTGATCATCCATATTTAATTAGTATATGCATGTATATGTGCACATATTTCATCACATTATTTGTCTGTGTCTTATTCATGTAAAATTGCAAACCATCAGAGGATACTAGTATAGGCCGAAGTACCCCCAAAAATTTCAATAACTTAATATATATCCAAAAAATTTTGTCTGTggcaataaaatatatatataacaacacaatattttttataattatattttattattataaaacataattaatcttaaaattatccaacaataaattaaaatattaaaataatagtttaaataataacatataactttaaatttcatttttttaagttttatatttaaaaagattgaataatttcttttatttggatgataatttaaaattttttatcattattgttCATGATTTACTATAAGActgtttatttaaattttaaaaactttttttaacTAAAAGGTCAATGAATTATTTTGAGATCCAAGTTCTAATTGTGAtgttcttttgaaatatttttttattgttaaaaataaatttatagacctaaattaatttattaataaatataatactatTTTAAAATGAATCTCTCAAAGAATTTTTTGTTGTTAATAACAAAGTGTTTGTCAATACTAAGTAAATTTGTTGTAAGAAATATTTACAAGcactttgatatttttttttcctcttttaagATAGCTCCCTGCAAACCATAATATATTTGCAATATTTGCAAGTTCAAAAATATCCACTACGTACTACCAACCAGTCATAAAGTAGTTAGAATATTCATAGCAAAAAATCATAATATTATTCTTATCTTTTGTTTCTTCTCCCGCTtttttgtcttcttttttttttttgaaaacttttttgtgAATTATTTCATCAACACTCACTGTTACTACTGTTGCTGCACCATTTTTATATCCACTCCCACCGGCCAGTCAGATTCTTCCACTTTTTTTGTCActacattttttttctaattaaactAAACTTGCACATATTTTCAAAtttagagtaaaaaaaaaaataataaattgattttAAGGATGACTTTATTTTGCAGTATATATAGGGGGTAAAATTACACGTGCTTTGTTCATTGATATCAACATATTATCTAAAAAGGataattgatttaatttatttcagaTCAAAATCAGTTTAATTAATTTGCCAACTCAACGACTTGAAAGTTGAAAATGAACTAATGAAGGGCCATTAATAatgaattaatttattattatcaaataaatctTTTTGTAATCTTCTCTAAGTTTCTCCTTAATCCTTATAGTCCCCACCATCCTTTATTATTTGAGGTTAATATATTacgctttttaattttgatattggaGAGTAGTTGGTGTTAGACGTGGATATGGGGTGACTGGGTGCTTAACAAGGGTGTGGTGTCAGGAAGAATGCCATAACAGGAATCGGACCCAGCGATTCCCCCTCCCACGAATCGGATCCAGCGTTTggagaaatcggaccgtccggtTGATCGTGGACGAAACGCACCGTCCGATTGCGCCCCCTTCTACGTGTCGGACAGCAGCTTCTCCCCAGGACGGTGCCCCAGCAGCCAGCATACCCCCCTTTCCCCCACTCCCTCAGTCCGAAACATCATTTTCAAGCCTCAAACCCCATTTCTTCCTCTCTGTGTTCatcctcttcctctcttcttcttcaagaaCTTTGCATGCAATAAAATCTGTGGAAATGGCCAAAAAATACAAAGCTAGAGATGCTGATCGTCCTGAGCTTCACATTGTAAATTATCTGTCTGATCCTGATTATGtaagttaaattttttaattttttgcaaatttctgtattttaattaaattttgtaggaaatttttttgtattttatggtTAAATGTTGCAGTTAGGTAGATAGATATGTAAATGTTGATTGTTACAGATTTTGTAAGAATTTTTTCGGAGTAGTAttagaaattttaattaattaataaaatctgatgaataatttaaaaattataatattagcaattatgataattttttgttattatgttTAGATATTGTTAGTTAATTGGAGAAtatgttaaaaattttttgtaacacggttagaaattttaattaatgaataaattttgatgattaaaCTTATAAATTATGATTGTAAATTGTTTGTTATTATGTATGTATAGATGTTGTTAGTTAGTTAGAGGAAAGGTAAGATATTATTTTTCGAAtagatttagaaattataattagtAACTTAGCTTTTATGATTCATGTTATAAATTATAAGTTTAGGAATTATTATGACACATTTTTGTTGGAAATTATATATTTaggatttattataattttttgttgaagaatatgttagaaattttttttgtaatacgATTAGATATTGTagttaactaattaacttttgtgATTAATGTTGGAAATTATAATTCTGATTTTGTAATAGATTTAGAAATTAGAATTACTTAATTTacttttgttattaatttaagaatttataatCTGGAACTGCATCATTAATAacgaaattttttaatattaattgcaAGGCCAATTTAC harbors:
- the LOC112744207 gene encoding uncharacterized protein isoform X1: MENQDPPNPPPPPLLLLPTPQDNHHNNNIPFLPFTLPTSMLHQNPLQMEPQSYPNDNNNNNNNSLGCDINDDYYWSNISYVFSGGGTGQNNVSDTKETITTAMECGSSSLRPSFNMAENVVRTRAIEKNEEKEKKNIVGRMKKATRVARFAFQTRSVDDILDDGYRWRKYGQKAVKNSTYPRSYYRCTHHTCNVKKQVQRLSKDTSIVVTTYEGIHNHPCEKFMETLAPLLKQIQFLATI
- the LOC112744206 gene encoding sphingoid long-chain bases kinase 2, mitochondrial; its protein translation is MMMMEAFGRGMHVVAASTMVFRSELQPMMTPEPVGSSSFSSSSSRQRDLVFIVNPRGCNGKTGRQWRKILPYLQSRLGKECNILESITSGPCHAIDITREAIREGADAVVAVGGDGTLHEVVNGFFWAGKPVTSQMKDSTHSTALGLIPLGTGSDFARTLHWKDDPREAIERVARGLRSRVDIGVISGESCENHYFINVADIHLSAKAGFYASRYKSFGKLCYVLGALHAFMGHQNQDLRIKFNEGEWETWPQLTTVCVGNAKYFGGGMKITPNATPYSGNLEVVIVQNFKWHDFILKLQKLYNGTHLSLENISARSALSIELEDISGNGGIHIQSDGEHLGFLPKKISVLPGAIEMIC
- the LOC112744207 gene encoding uncharacterized protein isoform X3, which produces MENQDPPNPPPPPLLLLPTPQDNHHNNNIPFLPFTLPTSMLHQNPLQMEPQSYPNDNNNNNNNSLGCDINDDYYWSNISYVFSGGGTGQNNVSDTKETITTAMECGSSSLRPSFNMAENVVRTRAIEKNEEKEKKNIVGRMKKATRVARFAFQTRSVDDILDDGYRWRKYGQKAVKNSTYPRVYLVCV
- the LOC112744207 gene encoding uncharacterized protein isoform X2 is translated as MENQDPPNPPPPPLLLLPTPQDNHHNNNIPFLPFTLPTSMLHQNPLQMEPQSYPNDNNNNNNNSLGCDINDDYYWSNISYVFSGGGTGQNNVSDTKETITTAMECGSSSLRPSFNMAENVVRTRAIEKNEEKEKKNIVGRMKKATRVARFAFQTRSVDDILDDGYRWRKYGQKAVKNSTYPSLCLNELIVMDTK